A window of Sodalis praecaptivus genomic DNA:
AGTGCGTATGGGTAAAGGTAAAGGTAACGTGGAATACTGGGTTGCCTTGATTCAGCCGGGAAAAGTCCTGTACGAAATGGACGGCGTTCCGGAAGAGCTTGCCCGTGAAGCCTTCAAGCTGGCAGCAGCAAAACTGCCGATTAAAACCACCTTTGTAACTAAGACGGTGATGTAATGAAAGCAAATGAGCTGCGTGAAAAAAGCGCTGAAGAGCTGAACACCGAACTGCTGAACCTGCTGCGCGAGCAATTCAACCTGCGTATGCAGGCTGCCAGCGGCCAGCTGCAGCAGACTCACCTGTTAAAGCAGGTGCGCCGCAATGTTGCGCGCGTGAAGACGTTATTGACTGAGAAGGCGGGTGCGTAATGAGTGACCAAATCCGTACTCTGCAAGGTCGTGTGGTTAGCGACAAAATGGAGAAATCCATCGTTGTGGCCATTGAACGTTTTGTGAAACACCCGATCTACGGCAAGTTCATCAAACGTACGACCAAGCTCCACGTACATGACGAGAACAATGACAGCAATATCGGCGACATCGTTGAAATCAGCGAATGCCGTCCGATTTCCAAGACCAAGTCCTGGACGCTGGTTCGCGTTGTAGAGAAAGCGATCCTGTAAAACGGTAAGCGCGCTCTAAACAGATAAACGGCTCGTCCTTTGAGCCGTTTATTTTTTCTACCCATACACCAGGAGCGGTGTTATAATGCTGCGCCCTGTATTATGGGGTTTTTTCTTACGACCGATTCAGGTCATTAAGTATAAGTAGTAGTTGACATTAGCGGAGCACTAACATGATCCAAGAACAGACTATGCTGACCGTGGCCGACAACTCCGGTGCACGTCGCGTAATGTGTATCAAGGTTCTAGGTGGCTCGCACCGTCGCTACGCAGGCGTCGGCGACATTATCAAAATTACCATCAAGGAAGCGATTCCTCGTGGCAAAGTAAAAAAAGGTGATGTCCTGAAGGCGGTAGTGGTGCGCACCAAGAAGGGTGTTCGTCGCCCTGACGGTTCTGTCGTTCGCTTCGATGGTAATGCTTGTGTTTTGTTGAACAACAACAGTGAGCAACCTATCGGTACGCGTATTTTTGGGCCGGTGACTCGTGAACTGCGTACCGAAAAGTTCATGAAGATCATTTCCCTGGCACCTGAAGTACTCTAAGGAGCGAATCATGGCAGCGAAAATCCGTCGTGATGACGAAGTTATCGTGCTGACCGGCAAAGATAAAGGTAAGCGCGGTAAAGTAAAAAATGT
This region includes:
- the rpmC gene encoding 50S ribosomal protein L29, whose amino-acid sequence is MKANELREKSAEELNTELLNLLREQFNLRMQAASGQLQQTHLLKQVRRNVARVKTLLTEKAGA
- the rplN gene encoding 50S ribosomal protein L14, whose protein sequence is MIQEQTMLTVADNSGARRVMCIKVLGGSHRRYAGVGDIIKITIKEAIPRGKVKKGDVLKAVVVRTKKGVRRPDGSVVRFDGNACVLLNNNSEQPIGTRIFGPVTRELRTEKFMKIISLAPEVL
- the rpsQ gene encoding 30S ribosomal protein S17, whose product is MSDQIRTLQGRVVSDKMEKSIVVAIERFVKHPIYGKFIKRTTKLHVHDENNDSNIGDIVEISECRPISKTKSWTLVRVVEKAIL